One segment of Variovorax sp. PAMC28562 DNA contains the following:
- the puuE gene encoding allantoinase PuuE, which translates to MTPTQDKRQDNEQDRQPAVYPRDMVGYGRNPPHAQWPGQAKIALQFVLNYEEGGENNPLHGDATSETFLSELVTAQAYENRHMTMESMYEYGSRAGVWRILREFESRGLPMTVFGVGMALQRYPELLDAFMKNGYEIANHGLRWIHYQNLPIATEKRHIDIGTQVIRDMTGGQWPVGWYTGRDSPNTRRLVVDQGSYEYDSDYYGDDLPFYTQMTKTDGSVVPHLVVPYSLDCNDMRFVQAQGFNTGDHFFNYLKDSFDALYAEGEEAPKMMSIGMHCRVLGKPGRIGSLKRFLDYVQGHERVWICRRVDIARHWKQVHPFVPMATGA; encoded by the coding sequence ATGACCCCCACCCAAGACAAACGCCAGGACAACGAACAAGACCGCCAGCCCGCGGTCTACCCGCGCGACATGGTCGGCTATGGCCGCAACCCGCCGCACGCGCAATGGCCGGGCCAGGCCAAGATCGCATTGCAGTTCGTCTTGAACTACGAAGAAGGCGGCGAGAACAATCCGCTGCACGGCGACGCGACCTCGGAGACGTTTCTGTCGGAACTGGTCACCGCGCAGGCCTACGAAAACCGCCACATGACGATGGAGTCGATGTACGAGTACGGCTCGCGCGCCGGTGTCTGGCGCATCCTGCGCGAGTTCGAATCGCGTGGCCTGCCGATGACGGTGTTCGGCGTCGGCATGGCGCTGCAGCGCTACCCCGAGCTGCTCGACGCCTTCATGAAGAACGGCTACGAAATCGCCAACCACGGACTGCGCTGGATTCATTACCAGAACCTGCCGATCGCCACAGAGAAGCGTCACATCGACATCGGAACCCAGGTGATCCGCGACATGACGGGCGGGCAATGGCCGGTCGGCTGGTACACCGGCCGCGACAGCCCCAACACGCGCCGTCTTGTCGTCGACCAGGGCAGCTACGAGTACGACAGCGACTACTACGGAGACGACCTGCCGTTCTATACGCAGATGACCAAAACCGACGGCAGCGTGGTGCCACACCTGGTGGTGCCTTATTCGCTCGACTGCAACGACATGCGCTTCGTGCAGGCGCAGGGCTTCAACACCGGCGACCACTTCTTCAACTACCTGAAAGACAGCTTCGATGCGCTCTATGCCGAAGGCGAGGAAGCACCGAAGATGATGAGCATCGGCATGCATTGCCGCGTGCTCGGCAAGCCCGGCCGCATCGGCTCGCTCAAGCGTTTTCTCGACTACGTGCAAGGTCACGAGCGCGTATGGATTTGCCGACGCGTCGACATCGCGCGGCACTGGAAGCAGGTGCATCCCTTCGTTCCCATGGCCACCGGAGCCTGA
- a CDS encoding GntR family transcriptional regulator has protein sequence MDAAPATLSSTRAIVDALTKAIVEHRLQPGSKLAEQKLADHFGVSRTLVRQALFQLSQNRLIRLEPARGAFVAAPAVDEARQVFAVRRMLETAMTREFVQNVTPAKIKALREHVALEKAAVAGEDISDRTELLGDFHVRMAELMGNKVLAQMLGELISRCALITLMYQTTSAAEHSNDEHADIVKALAAKDEERAVRLMAEHLEHVEAHLVFDRKVPTHDITLALS, from the coding sequence ATGGATGCTGCCCCCGCCACCCTGTCGAGCACTCGCGCCATCGTCGATGCGCTTACCAAAGCCATAGTGGAGCACCGTCTGCAGCCCGGCAGCAAGTTGGCCGAACAAAAACTGGCCGACCACTTCGGCGTTTCGCGCACGCTGGTGAGGCAGGCTTTGTTCCAGCTTTCGCAGAATCGGCTGATCCGGCTCGAACCGGCACGCGGCGCCTTCGTCGCAGCGCCGGCGGTCGACGAAGCGCGCCAGGTTTTCGCAGTGCGCCGCATGCTGGAGACCGCGATGACGCGCGAGTTCGTGCAGAACGTGACCCCCGCCAAGATCAAGGCGCTGCGCGAGCACGTCGCGCTTGAAAAGGCAGCAGTCGCGGGCGAAGACATCTCCGACCGCACCGAGCTGCTCGGCGACTTTCATGTGCGCATGGCCGAGCTCATGGGCAACAAGGTGCTGGCGCAGATGCTCGGCGAGCTGATCTCGCGCTGCGCGCTCATTACGCTGATGTACCAGACCACCAGCGCTGCCGAGCACTCCAACGACGAGCACGCCGATATCGTGAAGGCGTTGGCCGCCAAGGACGAAGAGCGTGCCGTCCGCCTCATGGCCGAACACCTAGAGCATGTCGAGGCCCATCTCGTTTTCGACCGGAAAGTCCCGACCCACGACATCACTCTGGCGCTGTCCTGA
- the uraH gene encoding hydroxyisourate hydrolase produces MGLSTHVLDTMHGSPAAGMSVALYTTEGDTATLVRRFTLNADGRSDGPLYDNDTIKVGTYRLVFDVAGYFKTLGVKLPEPNFLNRVSLDFGVAHTDQHYHVPLLVSPWGYSTYRGS; encoded by the coding sequence ATGGGCTTGAGCACACACGTACTGGACACGATGCATGGCAGCCCTGCCGCCGGCATGTCGGTCGCGCTGTACACCACCGAGGGCGACACCGCCACGCTGGTGCGGCGCTTCACCCTCAATGCCGATGGCCGCAGCGATGGCCCGCTCTACGACAACGACACCATCAAGGTCGGCACCTACCGGCTGGTGTTCGACGTGGCGGGCTACTTCAAAACGCTCGGGGTGAAGCTGCCCGAGCCCAACTTCCTGAACCGCGTGTCGCTCGACTTCGGCGTGGCGCATACCGATCAGCACTACCACGTGCCGCTGCTGGTCAGCCCCTGGGGCTACTCGACCTACCGCGGTTCCTGA
- the xdhC gene encoding xanthine dehydrogenase accessory protein XdhC, with protein MIGAVDELLARLAHENAVLVRVTSTQGSAPREAGTWMAVWANGLTGTIGGGQLEFQATEEARAVLAGAPPIDGVRRYPLGPSLGQCCGGVMFLSYQVIGVDDAPALRRELVAHLPPVALFGGGHVGAALGRLLATLPFSVRWIDSRDGVFPAALPAQIDAEHSEPVQDAVAQLAPNSRVLIMSFSHAEDLDIVIACLKRVRERNDLPYVGLIGSKTKWATFRHRLEARGFTDAEMDRITCPIGTPGIHGKEPEVIAVAVAAQLLQSMG; from the coding sequence TTGATCGGCGCCGTCGACGAACTGCTGGCGCGCCTCGCGCACGAAAACGCTGTGCTGGTGCGCGTGACATCGACGCAAGGGTCGGCCCCTCGCGAGGCCGGCACCTGGATGGCGGTGTGGGCAAATGGCCTCACCGGCACCATCGGCGGCGGGCAACTCGAGTTCCAGGCGACCGAAGAAGCGCGCGCCGTGCTGGCCGGCGCGCCACCCATCGACGGCGTGCGGCGCTACCCGCTCGGTCCGAGCCTGGGGCAGTGCTGTGGGGGCGTGATGTTCCTGAGCTACCAGGTGATTGGCGTCGACGATGCGCCGGCGCTCAGGCGCGAGCTGGTCGCGCATTTACCGCCGGTCGCATTGTTCGGTGGCGGCCACGTCGGTGCCGCGCTCGGGCGGTTGCTCGCGACGCTGCCGTTTTCGGTGCGCTGGATCGACAGCCGGGACGGCGTGTTTCCAGCGGCGCTGCCCGCGCAGATCGATGCCGAACATTCCGAGCCCGTGCAAGACGCCGTGGCCCAGCTGGCGCCCAACTCGCGCGTCCTCATCATGAGCTTCAGCCATGCCGAAGACCTCGACATCGTCATCGCGTGCCTGAAGCGCGTGCGGGAGCGCAACGATCTGCCGTACGTCGGCCTGATCGGCAGCAAGACGAAGTGGGCGACCTTCAGGCACCGGCTCGAAGCGCGCGGTTTCACCGATGCGGAGATGGACCGCATCACCTGCCCGATCGGCACGCCCGGCATTCACGGCAAGGAGCCTGAGGTGATCGCTGTGGCGGTGGCGGCACAGTTGTTGCAATCCATGGGCTGA